The Ferrimicrobium acidiphilum DSM 19497 genome window below encodes:
- a CDS encoding WD40/YVTN/BNR-like repeat-containing protein, protein MKITSMHRTRVGSWSPSRSGKSSLSKPRYLLWVLDVGLILLVSALLSLAALSPITLVSAKAPSWHRVALPLGLGGLISTINCFSSTSCRIGGEGPKGAVLLNSTDSGTSWHSVGLPLSHGAQILTINCPSSTTCLAGGMGGSTRAALLRSGNGGVTWHRVALPPGLGLRRLHAGAIITITCPSSTTCLLAGLSPKGAVLLRSTDTGSSWDSVAHPPGLAHDSSGLGAIYTITCPSSTTCLAGGQGTNGPVLLRSTDTGISWDSVALPPGPELPRHNLDAIRTINCPSSTTCLAGGLGPKGAVLLRSTNGGTSWDSVTLPSNLGLHAHTRSVFGAIGTIACPSSTTCLAGGQGAKGAVLLRSTNGGTSWDSVTLPPGLEHNSSGLGIIYTIACPSSTTCLAGGGGNKGPVLLSTSSTTGSRLTSTLIVLGGVVVLLLILGVVALALRRRRSARSGAL, encoded by the coding sequence ATGAAAATCACTTCAATGCATCGAACGCGGGTTGGGTCTTGGAGTCCTAGTCGGTCCGGCAAGAGCTCATTGTCGAAGCCACGTTACTTACTGTGGGTGCTCGATGTTGGCTTGATCCTTCTGGTCAGTGCGCTCCTGTCACTGGCCGCTCTGTCTCCGATCACTCTTGTGAGTGCGAAGGCACCATCATGGCATCGAGTTGCCCTCCCATTGGGACTCGGAGGGCTGATCTCGACGATCAACTGTTTTTCTAGCACCAGTTGCCGGATCGGAGGTGAAGGCCCCAAGGGTGCGGTTCTGCTTAACTCTACCGATTCAGGCACCAGCTGGCATTCGGTCGGTCTCCCATTGAGTCATGGTGCCCAGATCTTGACGATCAACTGTCCCTCTAGCACCACCTGCTTGGCTGGGGGTATGGGTGGTTCTACGCGCGCAGCTCTCCTTCGCTCCGGCAATGGCGGAGTTACATGGCATCGAGTGGCCCTTCCACCTGGACTGGGGCTCCGTAGGCTCCACGCTGGAGCGATCATCACCATCACCTGTCCCTCTAGCACCACTTGCTTGCTTGCGGGCTTGAGCCCCAAGGGAGCGGTGCTCCTTCGCTCTACCGATACTGGTAGCAGTTGGGATTCGGTCGCCCACCCACCAGGCCTGGCGCACGATAGCTCAGGGCTTGGTGCCATCTACACCATCACCTGTCCCTCTAGCACTACGTGTTTGGCGGGCGGCCAAGGCACCAACGGTCCGGTGCTCCTTCGCTCTACCGATACTGGCATCAGCTGGGATTCGGTCGCCCTCCCACCAGGCCCGGAGCTCCCTAGGCACAACCTTGATGCGATCCGCACCATAAACTGCCCCTCGAGCACCACGTGTTTGGCTGGCGGCTTGGGTCCCAAAGGTGCGGTGCTCCTTCGCTCCACCAATGGCGGCACCAGCTGGGATTCGGTCACCCTCCCATCAAACCTGGGACTCCATGCGCACACTAGGTCAGTGTTTGGAGCGATCGGCACCATCGCCTGTCCCTCTAGCACGACGTGTTTGGCTGGTGGCCAAGGCGCCAAAGGTGCGGTGCTCCTGCGCTCCACCAATGGCGGCACCAGCTGGGATTCGGTCACCCTCCCACCAGGACTGGAGCACAATAGCTCAGGGCTTGGTATCATCTACACCATCGCCTGTCCCTCTAGCACCACCTGCTTGGCTGGTGGGGGAGGGAACAAGGGTCCGGTTCTGCTTAGTACATCTAGTACTACTGGTAGTAGGTTAACGTCGACACTCATTGTTCTGGGTGGGGTTGTCGTGCTATTGCTGATACTAGGTGTCGTGGCTCTAGCCTTGCGAAGACGTAGATCTGCTAGATCAGGTGCTCTGTGA
- a CDS encoding SRPBCC family protein has protein sequence MNRVKSTDIIIHAQASELFDYLARPANHVSVDGSNTVRQVLIGPDRLYPGAKFRMKMYMVVPYTITNTVVTFAENSEIAWRHSGRHVWRYQLQDLGGGDTRVTESFEWGKAPLRYLYELFGVPSRNLTSMVRTLAKLKQHFEAQG, from the coding sequence GTGAACCGAGTCAAGAGTACAGATATCATCATTCACGCACAGGCGTCCGAGCTCTTTGACTACCTTGCCCGTCCTGCTAATCACGTCTCCGTCGACGGCTCAAACACCGTGCGACAGGTGCTGATTGGACCTGACCGTCTCTACCCGGGAGCGAAGTTTCGGATGAAAATGTATATGGTCGTGCCCTATACGATCACCAATACTGTCGTGACCTTTGCAGAGAACAGCGAGATCGCCTGGCGACATTCGGGCCGTCATGTCTGGCGATACCAGCTCCAAGACTTAGGCGGTGGAGATACTAGGGTCACTGAGTCGTTCGAATGGGGCAAGGCTCCACTGCGGTACCTCTATGAACTCTTCGGTGTACCCAGTCGTAACCTCACCTCGATGGTGCGGACGCTGGCCAAACTCAAGCAGCATTTCGAAGCCCAAGGATAA
- a CDS encoding PIG-L deacetylase family protein, giving the protein MHTYTKIPDTALAIFAHPDDAEIACGGTLARWAGEGCHVILAVATQGDKGGDGDDPGRLSEERTRELLEAGRVLGVNDVIQLAYLDGELENTIEFRRRLVTLMRSFRPEVVLTGDPTAVFFGDLYYNHRDHRQLGWAVLDAVFPAARQRAYFPEAGDPVEELEVLLAATLEPNTWIGIDGLVDKKVAAMRAHRAQLARYQDSLDRVVAERARQAARMVGGTGEAELFRLVRGGA; this is encoded by the coding sequence ATGCACACATACACCAAGATTCCGGATACCGCGCTTGCTATTTTCGCGCACCCAGATGATGCAGAGATCGCCTGTGGAGGAACGCTGGCTCGATGGGCGGGCGAAGGGTGTCATGTTATCCTCGCGGTGGCCACCCAAGGGGACAAAGGAGGGGACGGCGATGATCCTGGACGTCTCTCTGAAGAGCGGACTCGTGAACTGCTAGAGGCCGGCCGAGTGCTCGGAGTCAATGACGTGATCCAGCTCGCCTATCTGGATGGAGAGCTCGAGAATACGATAGAGTTTCGGCGAAGGCTGGTAACGCTCATGAGAAGTTTTCGTCCAGAGGTAGTACTCACCGGGGATCCGACTGCGGTCTTCTTTGGTGATCTCTATTACAACCATCGTGATCATCGTCAACTCGGATGGGCGGTTCTTGACGCCGTCTTTCCTGCAGCGCGCCAACGTGCCTATTTTCCAGAGGCCGGTGATCCGGTTGAGGAGCTTGAGGTGCTACTCGCTGCAACGCTGGAGCCAAACACTTGGATAGGTATCGATGGGCTGGTAGACAAGAAGGTCGCCGCTATGCGTGCTCATCGTGCACAGTTGGCTAGGTATCAGGACTCTCTCGATCGGGTGGTGGCTGAACGTGCGCGTCAGGCGGCCAGAATGGTTGGAGGGACCGGAGAGGCGGAGCTTTTCCGATTGGTGCGAGGAGGTGCTTAG
- the dapE gene encoding succinyl-diaminopimelate desuccinylase, with product MSDLESSLRDLLVIPSVSGEEDAIADYVVARLATKSDWRVDRVGNTVIAHRDGGPGPRLLLCGHLDTVPGDQGVDEDTDCFYGLGVCDMKGGLAVMLSLADRHCALPMTMVFYPCEEVAFERNGLHLLGPAEAMVADHDLAVLLEPTDGVVELGCQGSLRLRLELAGRRAHTSRPWMGVNAIDRVGELLARATDFERRRPLLAGVHFQESLSPTRVESFVANNVVPDRARLWLNYRFAPDLSGEQALEQLFEWLRPVLGDDDLLEAEEVVEGAAPVQEGFEALIESAGQVRAKLGWTDVSFLSSLGVPSVNFGPGDPLLAHGGNERLEKVKLHSSLETLASWIDSVAASV from the coding sequence GTGAGTGACCTAGAGTCCTCGCTACGTGACCTGCTGGTGATTCCGTCGGTCTCAGGGGAGGAGGATGCGATCGCCGACTACGTTGTTGCGCGGCTGGCGACCAAGTCCGACTGGCGAGTGGATCGCGTAGGAAACACCGTGATAGCACACCGCGATGGAGGACCTGGACCGAGGCTGCTGCTCTGTGGGCATCTCGATACCGTCCCGGGCGACCAGGGCGTTGACGAGGACACAGATTGCTTCTACGGCCTTGGCGTCTGCGATATGAAGGGTGGGTTGGCGGTGATGCTCTCGCTCGCCGATCGACATTGTGCACTCCCGATGACCATGGTCTTCTACCCATGTGAGGAGGTCGCCTTCGAACGCAATGGGCTCCATCTTCTCGGTCCGGCAGAGGCGATGGTGGCCGACCACGACCTCGCAGTGCTGCTTGAGCCGACGGATGGGGTTGTTGAGCTCGGCTGTCAGGGTAGCCTACGGCTTAGATTGGAGCTAGCCGGTAGGCGTGCGCATACGTCAAGGCCATGGATGGGTGTCAATGCGATCGATCGTGTTGGCGAACTGCTGGCGCGCGCCACTGACTTCGAACGTCGTCGACCGTTGCTCGCTGGTGTCCACTTTCAAGAGTCGTTGTCGCCGACGCGAGTGGAGAGTTTTGTCGCCAATAATGTCGTTCCCGATCGAGCGAGGCTCTGGTTGAACTACCGTTTTGCGCCCGATCTTTCCGGTGAACAAGCCCTAGAGCAGCTGTTTGAGTGGCTGCGACCGGTGTTAGGTGATGATGACTTGCTGGAGGCAGAGGAGGTTGTCGAGGGGGCTGCTCCAGTGCAGGAAGGTTTCGAGGCGTTGATCGAATCGGCGGGTCAGGTTCGCGCGAAACTCGGTTGGACGGACGTAAGCTTTCTCTCCTCACTTGGGGTTCCATCGGTTAACTTTGGTCCGGGCGACCCTCTGCTCGCTCATGGCGGCAACGAGCGACTCGAGAAGGTGAAGCTACATAGCTCACTTGAGACGCTAGCGAGTTGGATTGACAGCGTTGCTGCTAGTGTCTGA
- a CDS encoding inositol monophosphatase family protein gives MNHELLPLALDALAEARTSLATQSRRVIDTKSSDTDPVTAADRALERAIRETIAKQRPHDSFIGEEYGLTRQAQSNTRWIVDPIDGTVNYSYSIPSYAISIAAEVNGRIEVGLVFDVGHNELFQAVRGQGATCNGEPIRPSDQTELAQALCGTGFGYSAATRKLQAQVLLEVIDEIRDIRRFGAAAIDICWAGAGRIDGYFETGLKVWDYAAASLVATEAGANFITDLPGIGDDGLTIVAGPALFEALQARIAGLYRQANS, from the coding sequence GTGAATCATGAACTGCTACCACTGGCCCTCGACGCCCTCGCGGAGGCTCGCACCTCACTTGCAACCCAATCCCGACGGGTGATTGATACCAAGTCCTCAGACACCGACCCGGTTACAGCGGCCGACCGAGCGCTGGAACGAGCGATTCGTGAGACCATAGCCAAACAGCGACCCCACGATAGCTTCATCGGTGAGGAGTATGGGCTGACCAGACAAGCCCAGAGTAACACGCGATGGATAGTTGATCCCATCGACGGGACCGTGAACTATAGCTATTCGATACCCTCATACGCGATCTCCATAGCCGCAGAGGTCAACGGACGGATCGAGGTTGGCCTCGTCTTTGACGTCGGCCATAACGAACTCTTCCAAGCCGTGCGTGGCCAGGGAGCGACCTGCAACGGAGAACCGATACGCCCAAGCGACCAGACCGAACTGGCCCAAGCCCTCTGTGGGACCGGGTTTGGCTACAGCGCTGCGACCCGCAAGCTACAGGCACAAGTGCTACTAGAGGTCATAGATGAGATCCGTGACATTCGTCGCTTTGGAGCGGCAGCCATTGACATCTGCTGGGCGGGTGCAGGCAGAATAGACGGTTACTTCGAGACCGGACTCAAGGTATGGGACTACGCCGCCGCCTCACTCGTCGCCACCGAGGCGGGAGCTAACTTTATCACCGATCTGCCTGGAATCGGAGATGACGGACTCACCATCGTCGCCGGGCCAGCACTCTTCGAAGCGCTTCAGGCACGCATCGCTGGGCTCTATCGACAAGCTAACAGCTAG
- the nrdR gene encoding transcriptional regulator NrdR: protein MRCPYCNADDTRVIESRVVEDGEAIRRRRECSSCSRRFTTFERYAGVKTVVIKRTGEREEFDREKIVRGMLAALKNRPVTATEVDRIVSELEEQLRSLAEVTSTEIGLRILEQLRTLDEVGYLRFASVYKNFDGVDDFRREVLEIDDRSFTLRKKEDQGGRE from the coding sequence GTGCGATGTCCCTATTGTAATGCGGACGATACGCGAGTCATTGAATCTCGAGTAGTCGAAGATGGCGAGGCGATTCGCCGTCGTCGCGAATGTAGCAGCTGTTCACGTCGCTTTACCACTTTTGAGCGCTATGCAGGCGTCAAAACGGTGGTGATAAAGCGAACAGGCGAGCGCGAAGAGTTTGATCGCGAGAAGATCGTCCGCGGAATGCTGGCGGCTTTGAAGAATCGGCCGGTAACTGCTACCGAGGTTGATCGGATCGTGTCAGAACTTGAAGAACAGTTGCGATCGCTCGCCGAGGTTACCTCGACCGAGATTGGACTGCGGATACTCGAGCAACTTCGGACGCTCGACGAGGTGGGTTACCTTCGATTCGCCAGTGTCTACAAGAACTTTGACGGAGTCGATGACTTTCGCCGCGAGGTTTTGGAGATCGACGATCGCAGTTTTACTTTGCGTAAGAAGGAAGATCAAGGAGGCCGGGAGTGA
- the hflX gene encoding GTPase HflX, which yields MTLIERSFQERILLVGVATSGRERQMVNDQLDELASLVDTAGALVVHREIQVRERPDPATYIGKGKVDELAVLSESFDVDTVVFDDELTPGQQRNLEKVLGRTAIDRTAVILDVFAQNARSQEGKAQVELALLRYRLPRLVGRRTNLSQQVGRIGTRGPGETKLEEDRRRIQERIGQLRRELAALERQRRLQRKSRLHGRNSQVALVGYTNVGKSSLLNALTGADVVVEDRLFATLDPRTRRLKLPGGETILLADTVGFIRKLPHQLIEAFRSTLDAVAEADLLIHVVDASSVHALDQMREVRATLAEIGASEVPELVVLNKIDLGYASDDLPDGIAISVTSGEGVNNLLAVVGDRLRALNRVEVFRVPFDRGDILAEIHREAEVLSEENQDDGIEVRVRADDAARALLRRHIESVVSDRAVEDTDELS from the coding sequence GTGACCCTTATCGAACGCAGTTTCCAGGAACGTATCTTGCTTGTTGGTGTCGCGACCAGTGGACGCGAGCGACAGATGGTGAACGATCAGCTCGACGAACTTGCCAGTCTCGTCGACACCGCCGGGGCACTGGTGGTCCATCGCGAGATTCAGGTTCGCGAGCGTCCCGACCCAGCCACCTATATAGGCAAGGGCAAGGTGGACGAGCTCGCAGTCTTGTCGGAGAGTTTTGATGTCGACACTGTCGTCTTCGATGACGAACTTACCCCTGGACAGCAGCGTAATCTTGAGAAGGTATTGGGACGGACAGCGATCGATCGCACTGCAGTGATCCTCGATGTTTTTGCTCAGAATGCTCGCAGTCAAGAGGGGAAGGCTCAAGTCGAGCTGGCACTTTTGCGATACCGGCTTCCGCGACTGGTCGGGCGGCGAACCAACCTCTCCCAGCAGGTGGGACGGATCGGTACCCGCGGTCCAGGTGAGACCAAGCTAGAGGAGGACCGTCGCCGTATTCAGGAGCGCATCGGTCAACTTCGGCGTGAGTTGGCGGCACTCGAGCGACAACGCCGGCTGCAGCGCAAATCGCGCCTGCATGGGCGCAACTCCCAGGTTGCACTGGTGGGCTATACGAACGTAGGGAAGTCATCGTTGCTAAATGCGCTAACAGGTGCTGACGTGGTAGTCGAGGACCGTCTCTTTGCAACCCTTGATCCACGCACTAGGCGTCTCAAACTTCCTGGTGGTGAGACGATTCTGCTCGCAGATACCGTCGGCTTCATCCGCAAGCTTCCACATCAGCTAATTGAGGCGTTCCGGTCGACTCTAGATGCGGTCGCGGAGGCGGATCTCCTGATTCACGTCGTCGACGCCTCCAGCGTTCACGCTCTTGATCAGATGCGCGAGGTGCGAGCGACGTTAGCGGAGATCGGTGCGAGCGAGGTGCCCGAGCTGGTTGTGCTCAACAAGATCGATCTTGGCTATGCCTCCGATGACCTGCCCGACGGCATCGCCATCTCGGTCACCTCCGGCGAAGGTGTAAATAACCTTCTCGCGGTTGTCGGAGATCGTCTCAGGGCGTTGAATCGCGTCGAGGTATTTCGAGTCCCCTTCGACCGCGGTGACATACTCGCAGAGATCCATAGAGAGGCCGAAGTGCTCTCCGAGGAGAACCAAGATGATGGCATCGAGGTTAGAGTTCGCGCCGATGATGCCGCTCGTGCCCTCTTGCGCAGACACATCGAGAGTGTCGTCTCCGATCGGGCGGTGGAGGATACGGATGAGCTGTCTTGA
- a CDS encoding 2,3,4,5-tetrahydropyridine-2,6-dicarboxylate N-succinyltransferase, giving the protein MVLSAEIEALYERRSSLSPEDVAARRQVYEVLTELDQGSLRVAELDQSTDTVVVHEWVKKAILLSFRLRGLTTYNLGPFEFVDRLPLKHDYARAGVRVVPGASARFGSYLGPGVTLMPSYVNVGAWVGSETMVDTWATVGSCAQIGERVHLSGGVGIGGVLEPPQAVPVVIGDDAFVGSRAMVVEGARVGEGAVIGAGTIVTPTIPIFDLSTGEELGRGVIPAWSVAVTGTRMRETPGGVFGMSCILIVSRLDPGRRHEKTELNAILRDHGAGL; this is encoded by the coding sequence ATGGTTCTTTCTGCTGAGATCGAGGCACTCTATGAGCGGCGTAGCTCGCTCTCGCCCGAGGATGTTGCGGCACGCCGCCAAGTATATGAAGTTCTCACCGAACTCGACCAGGGGTCGTTGCGGGTAGCCGAACTTGACCAGTCGACGGACACCGTTGTCGTCCACGAGTGGGTGAAGAAGGCTATCCTGCTATCCTTTCGACTTCGCGGTTTGACGACCTACAACCTGGGACCATTTGAGTTTGTCGATCGACTCCCGTTGAAGCACGATTATGCACGAGCGGGGGTTCGTGTCGTCCCCGGTGCCTCGGCGCGTTTTGGTTCGTATCTTGGGCCAGGGGTGACGCTGATGCCGAGCTATGTGAACGTCGGTGCATGGGTCGGCTCTGAGACGATGGTGGATACATGGGCGACCGTCGGCTCGTGTGCACAGATAGGGGAGCGGGTACACCTGTCGGGTGGGGTTGGAATCGGTGGAGTACTCGAACCTCCTCAGGCGGTGCCGGTAGTGATTGGGGATGACGCTTTCGTAGGCTCGCGGGCCATGGTCGTCGAGGGTGCCCGTGTTGGTGAAGGTGCGGTGATCGGCGCCGGCACTATCGTCACCCCCACTATTCCGATCTTCGATCTGTCCACTGGTGAGGAACTTGGTCGCGGTGTAATTCCAGCCTGGTCGGTGGCGGTGACCGGCACCAGGATGCGCGAGACGCCTGGTGGCGTTTTTGGTATGAGCTGTATCTTGATTGTTTCACGCCTAGACCCTGGTCGGCGCCATGAGAAGACTGAACTCAACGCCATTCTGCGTGACCATGGCGCCGGGCTGTGA
- a CDS encoding threonine aldolase family protein: MMQVIDLRSDTVTKPSPAMRAFMIEAEVGDDGYGEDPTVSALERRVAALTGFEAGLFVASGTMGNQVALRTLTQPGDPVIVSARAHLLQFEAGASAKNSSIQLLAVDDRHGYPDPDQVADLVRQYRRLHNPIRLIAVENTHMPSGGVPIDQTVMNAIIEAADGTPIYIDGARLWNAAVALDVTPAGLCQGAIAVSTCLSKGLAAPMGSVLSGSQEFIERARIERARLGGRLRQAGIMAAGGLYALDHNMSRLADDHRRARSLAASIKTQLPSATADVLGVRTNIVLLKVQEPHQYLARLHEHGVLCNVLPAGDVRLVTHYDLDDRAIELAASRILASL; encoded by the coding sequence ATGATGCAAGTGATTGACCTCCGCTCCGATACCGTCACCAAACCATCCCCAGCGATGCGCGCGTTCATGATCGAGGCCGAGGTGGGTGATGACGGTTATGGTGAGGATCCAACCGTCAGTGCCTTGGAACGTCGAGTCGCTGCCCTCACTGGTTTCGAAGCTGGCCTCTTTGTCGCCTCAGGGACGATGGGTAATCAGGTTGCTCTGCGCACGTTGACTCAGCCTGGTGATCCGGTCATCGTGTCTGCTCGCGCTCACCTTCTCCAATTTGAGGCTGGTGCCTCCGCGAAGAACTCGAGTATCCAGCTACTCGCGGTAGACGATAGGCACGGATACCCAGACCCCGACCAGGTGGCCGACTTGGTTAGGCAGTACCGCAGACTCCATAATCCAATACGACTGATCGCCGTTGAGAACACCCACATGCCGAGCGGAGGGGTTCCGATCGATCAGACTGTCATGAACGCGATCATTGAGGCGGCTGATGGAACGCCGATATATATCGATGGCGCGCGACTGTGGAACGCCGCAGTAGCTCTGGATGTAACCCCAGCCGGGCTCTGCCAAGGGGCGATAGCGGTGAGTACCTGTCTGTCGAAGGGGTTAGCGGCGCCGATGGGATCGGTTCTGTCCGGCTCCCAGGAGTTTATCGAACGCGCTCGCATAGAGCGAGCCAGGCTGGGTGGACGTCTTCGTCAGGCGGGCATCATGGCGGCAGGTGGCCTCTATGCCCTCGATCACAATATGTCCCGTCTCGCCGACGATCATCGACGAGCCAGGAGCCTTGCGGCGTCGATAAAGACTCAACTGCCGAGCGCGACTGCCGATGTCCTTGGGGTGCGAACCAATATCGTCCTTTTGAAGGTGCAAGAGCCACACCAATACCTAGCGCGCCTTCATGAGCACGGCGTACTCTGCAACGTTCTGCCCGCCGGTGATGTCCGTCTTGTCACGCATTATGATCTCGATGATCGCGCCATCGAACTTGCCGCGAGTCGCATTCTTGCGAGTCTGTAG
- a CDS encoding DUF3040 domain-containing protein — translation MPLNEDEQRILQEIEKTFYENDPEFADRVRSETVYKHSGRNLKWATLGFVVGLAFTILTFTISVVLGAFGFLIMLGSAVYFERNLRRVGRASLQDLSTRQFKQGGFKSMGKKLRGDDQ, via the coding sequence ATGCCGCTAAATGAGGATGAGCAGCGGATTCTCCAAGAGATTGAAAAGACCTTCTACGAGAACGACCCTGAGTTTGCAGACCGGGTTCGCTCTGAGACCGTCTACAAACATTCTGGCAGAAATCTCAAATGGGCCACGCTTGGGTTCGTTGTTGGCCTCGCCTTTACTATCTTGACCTTTACCATCTCTGTTGTCCTAGGTGCATTCGGTTTCTTGATCATGCTGGGCTCTGCGGTGTACTTCGAACGCAACCTTCGACGGGTAGGTCGTGCCTCACTCCAGGATCTCTCAACCCGTCAGTTCAAGCAGGGCGGCTTCAAGTCGATGGGCAAGAAGCTTCGGGGTGATGATCAGTAG
- the lexA gene encoding transcriptional repressor LexA, producing MPRTNDDVRIEIVSFLKETLDQRGYPPSIREIGAHVGLSSPASVQHHLRRLEADGLIHRDPTRSRAISLSNEPPRAIEIPLLASVGAGYSVVAETSASEMLAVPSSMLGSGDHFALQVRGDSMIDAGIFDGDFAIVRQQPDANDGDIVIATVDDQFGTIKVLRKVGNRVLLEARNRRDPNLQIPSEITQRGRVQGKVIALWRNL from the coding sequence GTGCCGCGTACAAACGATGATGTGAGGATCGAGATCGTTAGTTTCCTAAAAGAGACCCTCGATCAAAGAGGATACCCACCATCTATCCGTGAGATTGGTGCACACGTTGGCCTCTCCTCTCCTGCGTCAGTCCAACACCATCTTCGGCGGCTCGAAGCCGATGGACTGATCCATCGCGATCCCACTCGCTCTCGTGCGATCTCGCTCTCCAACGAGCCTCCGCGTGCGATCGAGATACCCCTCCTCGCCTCCGTCGGCGCCGGCTATTCGGTTGTCGCCGAGACAAGCGCAAGTGAGATGCTCGCCGTCCCATCTTCGATGCTTGGAAGCGGCGATCACTTCGCGCTCCAGGTTCGCGGCGACTCGATGATCGACGCTGGCATCTTCGATGGCGATTTTGCCATCGTTCGCCAACAGCCGGATGCCAATGACGGAGACATCGTTATCGCCACTGTTGATGACCAGTTCGGAACGATCAAGGTACTCCGCAAGGTCGGAAACAGGGTCCTTCTTGAGGCTCGCAACCGACGCGACCCTAATCTTCAAATCCCCTCTGAGATCACCCAACGTGGCAGAGTCCAGGGCAAGGTAATCGCGCTCTGGCGCAATCTCTGA
- a CDS encoding pyridoxal phosphate-dependent aminotransferase gives MNEYASTGTKTVAQLREIAYESGLEVVDAAVGSPVDPPPAVVPRILASSDAERHYPRSDGSLAFKEAALGWLGGFVGIDLDLHQVGATIGSKEFISLLPSILVRRRPDRDVVLVPSIAYPSYTFGAAWAGLESYRVPLLANGGLDFEAVPEEVARRALIAWVNAPNNPTGAIYDLAGAARFGERNGVIIASDECYHDFGWTRDPSSLLELGVAGRLAVFSLSKRSNLAGLRVGLYAGDGDLVREISELRRGLGLMPPGPVQAVATQMFADEEHVGEQRRRYLERLRLLAQWIGSLLETPVPLPDGGIYLWVRATEEFNHDGTALATMLASKIGLVTAPGADYGDHRYVRISATISSKQMETLASRLG, from the coding sequence GTGAACGAGTATGCATCGACAGGAACCAAGACGGTTGCCCAGCTGCGTGAGATTGCCTATGAGAGTGGCCTCGAGGTGGTCGATGCCGCGGTCGGGTCTCCGGTTGATCCACCCCCTGCAGTGGTCCCACGCATCCTGGCATCCTCGGACGCCGAACGCCACTACCCGCGCTCTGACGGGTCGTTGGCCTTCAAGGAGGCGGCGCTCGGGTGGTTGGGAGGCTTCGTAGGGATCGATCTCGACCTTCATCAAGTTGGTGCCACCATCGGTTCCAAGGAGTTCATCTCGCTCCTTCCTTCGATCCTCGTACGACGTCGACCAGATCGTGACGTTGTTTTGGTGCCGTCGATCGCGTACCCTAGCTACACGTTTGGCGCAGCATGGGCAGGCCTTGAGAGCTACCGAGTTCCGCTGCTAGCTAACGGGGGCCTCGATTTCGAGGCAGTCCCTGAGGAGGTTGCACGACGGGCTCTCATAGCCTGGGTCAATGCTCCTAATAATCCGACAGGTGCGATCTATGATCTGGCGGGAGCAGCTCGATTCGGGGAGCGCAATGGAGTGATCATCGCCTCCGACGAGTGTTATCACGACTTCGGTTGGACTCGCGACCCTTCGTCGCTACTTGAGTTGGGCGTCGCTGGTCGCCTCGCCGTGTTTTCGTTGTCAAAGCGTTCGAATCTTGCAGGACTCAGGGTGGGACTATACGCTGGCGATGGTGATCTGGTCCGTGAGATCTCGGAGCTGAGACGTGGGCTTGGACTCATGCCACCGGGACCGGTACAGGCGGTGGCGACGCAGATGTTTGCGGACGAAGAACATGTTGGAGAGCAGCGTCGCCGTTATCTCGAACGACTTCGACTGCTCGCCCAATGGATTGGTAGCTTGCTCGAGACGCCGGTTCCACTTCCAGACGGGGGAATCTACCTCTGGGTTCGAGCGACTGAGGAATTTAACCATGATGGGACCGCATTGGCTACCATGCTCGCAAGCAAGATTGGCCTCGTAACGGCGCCAGGAGCCGACTACGGTGATCATCGTTACGTGCGTATATCGGCGACGATATCCTCCAAACAGATGGAGACGTTAGCGTCGCGACTGGGGTGA